In one window of Chryseobacterium viscerum DNA:
- a CDS encoding ribonuclease HII → MELIKNWSNLYIEAGCDEVGRGCLSGPVVAAAVILDDDFKQNLVNDSKKLTFKTRMELDSYIKDNVKNYAIAELPPSFIDEHNILNASIHAMHRALDKLTITPELILVDGNKFHPYNYIPHQCIIKGDSKVLSIAAASILAKNYRDKLMIQLHEEHPEYGWNTNFGYATKKHQEALIKHGPTSHHRQSFRLKYD, encoded by the coding sequence ATGGAGCTAATAAAAAACTGGTCGAACCTTTACATCGAAGCTGGATGTGATGAAGTAGGAAGAGGATGTTTAAGTGGTCCGGTGGTAGCCGCTGCCGTAATTTTAGATGATGATTTCAAACAAAATCTTGTTAATGATTCAAAAAAATTAACATTCAAAACCCGCATGGAACTGGATAGCTACATCAAAGACAATGTAAAAAACTATGCCATAGCAGAGCTTCCGCCTTCGTTTATTGATGAGCATAATATTCTTAACGCAAGCATTCATGCCATGCACCGTGCACTGGATAAACTGACAATAACACCAGAACTTATTTTGGTAGATGGCAACAAATTCCATCCCTATAATTATATTCCTCACCAATGCATTATTAAGGGAGATTCCAAGGTTTTATCTATTGCTGCAGCCTCTATTCTTGCCAAAAATTATAGGGATAAATTAATGATTCAACTCCATGAAGAACATCCGGAATATGGATGGAACACCAATTTCGGCTATGCAACAAAAAAACACCAGGAAGCCCTTATTAAGCATGGCCCGACCTCACATCACAGACAATCTTTCAGACTAAAATATGATTGA